From Streptomyces sp. NBC_00683, one genomic window encodes:
- a CDS encoding VOC family protein codes for MPQPQMIFVNLPVKDLETTKNFFGKLGFGFNPQFSDETTACLVISDTIFAMLISEPRFKDFTKKEIADASKTTEVLIALSADSRAKVDEMADAALAAGGSPANEPMDMGSMYGRSFQDPDHHIWEVVWMDPAAVESGGQA; via the coding sequence ATGCCTCAGCCTCAGATGATCTTCGTGAACCTGCCGGTCAAGGACCTGGAGACGACGAAGAACTTCTTCGGGAAGCTCGGCTTCGGCTTCAACCCGCAGTTCAGCGACGAGACGACGGCCTGTCTGGTCATCAGCGACACGATCTTCGCCATGCTCATCAGCGAGCCTCGCTTCAAGGACTTCACCAAGAAGGAGATCGCCGACGCGTCGAAGACGACGGAGGTCCTCATCGCCCTGAGCGCGGACAGCAGAGCCAAGGTCGACGAGATGGCGGACGCCGCGCTCGCCGCGGGCGGGTCCCCGGCCAACGAGCCCATGGACATGGGCTCCATGTACGGCCGTTCCTTCCAGGACCCCGACCACCACATCTGGGAGGTCGTGTGGATGGACCCGGCGGCGGTCGAGAGCGGTGGCCAGGCCTGA
- a CDS encoding alkaline phosphatase PhoX, which produces MERRTFLRTAVIGTSAAAFGGTLWRGAAFADPAQPAAGPYGALQAANSNGILLPSGFTSRIIARSGQTVPGTSYAWHSAPDGGATFTDGSGWIYVSNAEVSSGSGGGASAVRFNSSGTVTGAYRILSGTNNNCAGGRTPWNTWLSCEEVSRGFVYETDPWGVNAAVQRPALGRFKHEAAAADPDHGYIYLTEDETDGRFYRFRPTTWGNLSAGTLQVLVAGSGTSGPVTWTTVPDPDGSPTLTRYQVSGAKVFNGGEGCFYAAGTCWFTTKGDNRVWAYDADASSISLAYDDSLVTGGSAPLTGVDNVTRSVSGDLYVAEDGGNLEICLITPDDTVAPFLRVSGQSGSEITGPAFSPDGRRLYFSSQRGTSGSSSGGITYEVTGPFRS; this is translated from the coding sequence GTGGAACGTCGGACCTTCTTGCGCACAGCGGTGATCGGTACGTCGGCGGCGGCCTTCGGCGGCACCCTGTGGCGGGGTGCCGCCTTCGCGGACCCCGCCCAGCCGGCCGCAGGACCCTACGGCGCGCTGCAGGCCGCCAACAGCAACGGCATCCTGCTGCCGAGCGGCTTCACCAGCAGGATCATCGCCCGTTCGGGGCAGACCGTCCCCGGCACCTCGTACGCCTGGCACAGCGCACCCGACGGCGGTGCGACGTTCACCGACGGCAGCGGCTGGATCTACGTCTCCAACGCCGAGGTCTCCTCGGGCAGCGGCGGCGGGGCGAGCGCCGTGCGCTTCAACTCCTCCGGGACCGTCACCGGCGCCTACCGGATCCTGTCCGGCACGAACAACAACTGCGCGGGCGGCCGGACCCCGTGGAACACCTGGCTGTCCTGCGAGGAGGTCAGCCGCGGCTTCGTCTACGAGACGGACCCCTGGGGTGTGAACGCGGCCGTCCAGCGGCCCGCCCTGGGCCGTTTCAAGCACGAGGCGGCTGCCGCCGACCCCGACCACGGGTACATCTACCTCACCGAGGACGAGACGGACGGCCGTTTCTACCGCTTCCGCCCCACCACCTGGGGCAATCTGTCCGCCGGCACCCTGCAGGTCCTGGTGGCGGGCTCCGGCACCTCTGGCCCGGTGACCTGGACGACGGTCCCCGACCCGGACGGCTCGCCGACCCTGACCCGCTACCAGGTCTCCGGCGCCAAGGTGTTCAACGGCGGTGAGGGCTGCTTCTACGCCGCGGGCACCTGCTGGTTCACCACCAAGGGCGACAACCGGGTGTGGGCGTACGACGCCGACGCGTCCAGCATCTCGCTCGCCTACGACGACTCGCTCGTCACCGGCGGCAGCGCCCCGCTGACCGGCGTGGACAACGTCACCCGGTCCGTCTCGGGCGACCTGTACGTCGCCGAGGACGGCGGGAACCTGGAGATCTGCCTGATCACCCCGGACGACACCGTCGCGCCGTTCCTGCGGGTCAGCGGCCAGTCCGGCTCGGAGATCACCGGCCCCGCGTTCTCCCCGGACGGCAGGCGCCTCTACTTCTCCTCGCAGCGCGGGACGAGCGGGAGCTCCTCCGGCGGCATCACGTACGAGGTCACGGGGCCGTTCCGCAGCTGA
- the nirD gene encoding nitrite reductase small subunit NirD: MTTQTLETAQDTRTIQLADGDGWLTVCDRDLLTPGRGVAALLPDGRQVALFVDRAGRAYAIDNRDPFTGAYVLSRGLVGSAAGRPFVASPLLKQRFDLETGACLDDDEVTVPVFAVRAD; the protein is encoded by the coding sequence ATGACGACCCAGACGTTGGAAACGGCGCAGGACACCCGGACGATCCAGCTCGCGGACGGGGACGGCTGGCTCACGGTCTGCGACCGCGACCTGCTGACCCCGGGGCGCGGTGTGGCGGCCCTCCTCCCGGACGGCCGGCAGGTCGCCCTGTTCGTGGACCGGGCGGGGCGTGCGTACGCGATCGACAACCGTGACCCGTTCACCGGGGCGTACGTCCTGTCCCGGGGCCTGGTCGGCTCCGCGGCCGGGCGGCCGTTCGTGGCGTCGCCGCTGCTGAAGCAGCGCTTCGATCTGGAGACGGGCGCCTGCCTGGACGACGACGAGGTGACCGTGCCGGTCTTCGCGGTCCGCGCGGACTGA
- a CDS encoding ArsR/SmtB family transcription factor → MLRIHVSGEDLSRVRMAARPDAMWETILSFHRLRDRRGSTVFGKWRSESRTRLNGETRLLSAVVPPRGYFPDFLTPTQEVAEPFGLDAGMEAMRDTPVERLHGELALLAGNRPRPQRSPGGGRTPAALLDALAEGRTEPLGRLIAALRSYHRAAVEPYWQHVRASVEADRAIRGRALLDGGTEELLSTLPPMIRWREPVLEADYPVDRELHLDGRGLLLQPSFFCRGTPVVYRDPNLPPVLVYPVTHRAAPAFAEPGPWLGRLVGHTRSAVLRAIGNGCTTSELARRTGVSLASASQHACVLREAGLVLTLRHGSSVLHTLTPLGDSLLRGGAPLAMS, encoded by the coding sequence GTGCTTCGTATCCATGTGTCCGGAGAGGACCTTTCCCGAGTGCGGATGGCCGCCAGGCCCGACGCAATGTGGGAAACCATTCTCAGTTTTCACCGGTTGAGGGACAGGAGGGGTTCCACGGTCTTCGGGAAATGGCGCAGCGAATCCCGGACCCGGTTGAACGGTGAAACGCGTCTGCTCTCCGCGGTGGTTCCGCCCCGCGGCTATTTTCCCGACTTCCTGACGCCGACCCAGGAAGTCGCCGAGCCATTCGGTCTGGACGCGGGAATGGAGGCAATGCGCGACACTCCCGTGGAACGCCTCCATGGCGAACTGGCCCTACTGGCCGGAAACCGCCCCCGCCCGCAGCGGTCACCCGGCGGCGGCAGAACCCCCGCGGCCCTGCTGGACGCGCTCGCCGAGGGGCGTACGGAACCGCTGGGACGCCTCATAGCCGCCCTGCGCAGCTACCACCGCGCCGCAGTCGAGCCTTACTGGCAGCACGTCCGGGCGAGCGTCGAGGCCGACCGGGCCATCCGGGGCCGCGCCCTGCTGGACGGCGGCACGGAGGAGCTCCTGTCCACCCTGCCGCCCATGATCCGCTGGCGGGAGCCCGTGCTGGAGGCGGACTACCCGGTGGACCGCGAGCTGCACCTGGACGGGCGGGGCCTGCTCCTGCAGCCCTCGTTCTTCTGCCGTGGCACCCCGGTCGTCTACCGGGACCCGAACCTCCCGCCGGTCCTCGTCTACCCGGTCACCCACCGGGCCGCCCCGGCCTTCGCCGAGCCGGGCCCCTGGCTGGGGCGGCTCGTCGGGCACACCCGCTCCGCCGTCCTGCGGGCCATAGGCAACGGCTGCACGACGAGTGAGCTGGCACGCAGGACAGGGGTGTCCCTGGCCTCGGCGAGCCAGCACGCATGCGTGCTGCGCGAGGCCGGCCTGGTCCTGACCCTGCGCCACGGCAGCTCGGTCCTGCACACCCTCACCCCGCTGGGCGACTCACTGCTCAGGGGCGGTGCCCCGCTCGCGATGTCCTGA
- the dusB gene encoding tRNA dihydrouridine synthase DusB produces the protein MTSLAPALPLLRIGPHTVQPPVVLAPMAGITNAPFRTLCREFSGGKGLFVSEMITTRALVERNEKTMQLIHFDASETPRSIQLYGVDPVTVGKAVRMIVEEDLADHIDLNFGCPVPKVTRKGGGSALPYKRPLLRAILREAVAGAGDLPVTIKMRKGIDEDHMTYLDAGRIAVEEGITAVALHGRTTAQHYGGTADWDAIARLKEHVPEIPVLGNGDIWCADDALRMMRETGCDGVVVGRGCLGRPWLFGDLVSAFEGTETRQAPALRAVADVMLRHATLLGEWIGDETRGVIDFRKHVAWYLKGFAVGSEMRRKLAVTSSLEELGGQLQELELDQPWPDGADGPRGRTSGNNRVALPDGWLKDPYDCAGVSADAELDTSGG, from the coding sequence ATGACCTCGCTCGCCCCTGCCCTCCCGCTGCTCCGGATCGGCCCGCACACCGTGCAGCCGCCGGTCGTGCTCGCCCCCATGGCCGGCATCACCAACGCCCCGTTCCGCACCCTGTGCCGTGAGTTCTCCGGCGGCAAGGGGCTGTTCGTCAGCGAGATGATCACCACCCGGGCGCTGGTCGAGCGCAACGAGAAGACCATGCAGCTCATCCACTTCGACGCGAGCGAGACCCCGCGCTCCATCCAGCTGTACGGAGTGGACCCGGTCACCGTCGGCAAGGCGGTCCGCATGATCGTCGAGGAGGACCTCGCCGACCACATCGACCTCAACTTCGGCTGCCCCGTCCCCAAGGTCACCCGCAAGGGCGGCGGCTCCGCGCTCCCGTACAAGCGGCCCCTGCTGCGGGCGATCCTCCGCGAGGCCGTGGCCGGCGCGGGCGATCTGCCGGTCACCATCAAGATGCGCAAGGGCATCGACGAGGACCACATGACCTACCTCGACGCGGGCCGTATCGCGGTCGAGGAGGGCATCACGGCCGTCGCCCTGCACGGCAGGACCACCGCCCAGCACTACGGCGGCACCGCGGACTGGGACGCGATCGCGCGCCTCAAGGAGCACGTCCCCGAGATCCCCGTCCTCGGCAACGGGGACATCTGGTGCGCGGACGACGCCCTGCGGATGATGCGCGAGACGGGCTGCGACGGCGTGGTCGTCGGCCGCGGCTGCCTGGGGCGGCCCTGGCTCTTCGGCGACCTCGTCAGCGCCTTCGAGGGTACGGAGACCAGGCAGGCGCCGGCCCTGCGCGCGGTCGCGGACGTCATGCTGCGCCACGCGACGCTGCTGGGGGAGTGGATCGGCGACGAGACCCGGGGCGTGATCGACTTCCGTAAGCACGTGGCCTGGTACCTCAAGGGCTTCGCGGTCGGCTCGGAGATGCGCAGGAAGCTGGCGGTCACCTCCTCGCTGGAGGAGCTGGGCGGGCAGCTGCAGGAGCTGGAGCTGGACCAGCCGTGGCCGGACGGAGCGGACGGCCCTCGCGGGCGTACGTCCGGCAACAACCGCGTGGCGCTGCCCGACGGCTGGCTCAAGGACCCCTACGACTGCGCGGGCGTGAGCGCCGACGCGGAGCTGGACACCTCCGGGGGCTGA
- the ppdK gene encoding pyruvate, phosphate dikinase → MSENKDPQKFVYDFTEGNKELKDLLGGKGANLAEMTNLGLPVPPGFTITTEACKFYLDSGDEPAELRDEVSAHLTALEDRMGKKLGQADDPLLVSVRSGAKFSMPGMMDTVLNIGLSDASVVGLTAQSGDERFAWDSYRRLIQMFGKTVLGVDGELFEEALEAAKEAKGVTVDVDLDAADLKKLVKQFKKIVNRDAGRDFPQDPREQMDLAIKAVFDSWNTDRAKLYRRQERIPGDLGTAVNICSMVFGNLGPDSGTGVAFTRDPASGHQGVYGDYLQNAQGEDVVAGIRNTVPLADLESIDKASYDQLMKIMETLETHYKDLCDIEFTIERGQLWMLQTRVGKRTAGAAFRIATQLVDQGLIDEAEALQRVNGAQLAQLMFPRFDDAASTVLLGRGIAASPGAAVGKAVFDSYTAVKWSRSGEKVILIRRETNPDDLDGMIAAEGILTSRGGKTSHAAVVARGMGKTCVCGAEEIEVDTKRRRLTVGDTVVEEGDLVSVDGSTGKVYLGEVPVVPSPVVEYFEGRMHAGADDADELVAAVHRIMAYADRVRRLRVRANADNAEDASRARRFGAQGIGLCRTEHMFLGERREMVEKLILADTDDEREDALAALLPLQKADFIELFESMDGLPVTVRLLDPPLHEFLPDITELSVRVALAESRKDANENDLRLLQAVHKLHEQNPMLGLRGVRLGLVIPGLFAMQVRAIAEAAAQRKNAKGDPRAEIMIPLVGTVQELEIVREEADQVIAEVEAATGTELKLTIGTMIELPRAALTAGQIAEAAEFFSFGTNDLTQTVWGFSRDDVEASFFTAYLEKGIFGVSPFETIDKDGVGALVRSAVEAGLATRPDLKLGVCGEHGGDPESVHFFHEVGLDYVSCSPFRIPVARLEAGRAAAGSKGSDSR, encoded by the coding sequence GTGTCGGAAAACAAAGATCCCCAGAAGTTCGTCTACGACTTCACCGAGGGCAACAAGGAGCTCAAGGACCTTCTGGGCGGCAAGGGTGCAAACCTCGCCGAGATGACCAATCTCGGGCTGCCGGTCCCTCCGGGCTTCACCATCACCACCGAGGCGTGCAAGTTCTACCTCGACAGTGGTGACGAGCCGGCCGAGCTGCGCGACGAGGTCAGTGCGCACCTCACGGCGCTCGAGGACCGGATGGGCAAGAAGCTCGGCCAGGCCGACGACCCGCTGCTGGTCTCGGTCCGCTCCGGCGCCAAGTTCTCGATGCCGGGCATGATGGACACGGTCCTCAACATCGGCCTCTCCGACGCCTCGGTCGTCGGGCTCACCGCCCAGTCCGGCGACGAGCGCTTCGCCTGGGACTCGTACCGCCGCCTCATCCAGATGTTCGGCAAGACGGTCCTCGGGGTCGACGGCGAACTCTTCGAGGAGGCGCTGGAGGCGGCGAAGGAGGCCAAGGGCGTCACCGTCGACGTGGACCTCGACGCGGCCGACCTCAAGAAGCTGGTCAAGCAGTTCAAGAAGATCGTCAACCGGGATGCCGGACGCGACTTCCCGCAGGACCCGCGCGAGCAGATGGACCTGGCCATAAAGGCCGTCTTCGACTCGTGGAACACGGACCGGGCGAAGCTCTACCGCCGCCAGGAGCGCATCCCCGGCGACCTCGGCACGGCCGTCAACATCTGCTCGATGGTCTTCGGCAACCTGGGTCCCGACTCGGGTACGGGCGTCGCCTTCACCCGTGACCCGGCCAGCGGCCACCAGGGCGTGTACGGCGACTACCTGCAGAACGCGCAGGGCGAGGACGTCGTGGCGGGCATCCGCAACACGGTTCCGCTCGCCGATCTGGAGTCGATCGACAAGGCGTCGTACGACCAGCTGATGAAGATCATGGAGACGCTGGAGACCCACTACAAGGATCTCTGCGACATCGAGTTCACCATCGAGCGCGGTCAGCTCTGGATGCTCCAGACCCGGGTCGGCAAGCGCACCGCCGGTGCCGCCTTCCGGATCGCCACCCAGCTCGTCGACCAGGGCCTCATCGACGAGGCCGAGGCGCTCCAGCGCGTCAACGGCGCCCAGCTCGCGCAGCTGATGTTCCCGCGCTTCGACGACGCGGCCAGCACCGTGCTCCTGGGCCGCGGCATCGCCGCGTCGCCGGGTGCGGCCGTCGGAAAGGCCGTCTTCGACTCGTACACCGCGGTCAAGTGGTCGCGGTCCGGCGAGAAGGTCATCCTCATCCGCCGGGAGACCAACCCCGACGACCTCGACGGAATGATCGCCGCCGAAGGCATCCTCACCTCGCGCGGCGGCAAGACCTCGCACGCCGCCGTCGTCGCACGCGGCATGGGCAAGACCTGTGTCTGCGGCGCCGAGGAGATCGAGGTCGACACCAAGCGCCGCAGGCTCACCGTCGGCGACACGGTCGTCGAGGAGGGCGACCTCGTCTCGGTCGACGGCTCCACCGGCAAGGTCTACCTCGGTGAGGTCCCCGTCGTGCCGTCCCCGGTCGTCGAGTACTTCGAGGGCCGCATGCACGCGGGCGCCGACGACGCCGACGAGCTCGTCGCCGCCGTGCACCGGATCATGGCGTACGCGGACCGGGTACGCCGGCTGCGGGTACGGGCGAACGCGGACAACGCCGAGGACGCCTCGCGGGCCCGTCGCTTCGGTGCCCAGGGCATCGGCCTGTGCCGCACCGAGCACATGTTCCTCGGCGAGCGCCGCGAGATGGTCGAGAAGCTGATCCTCGCGGACACCGACGACGAGCGCGAGGACGCCCTGGCCGCGCTCCTGCCGCTCCAGAAGGCCGACTTCATCGAGCTGTTCGAGTCGATGGACGGGCTGCCCGTCACCGTCCGGCTGCTCGACCCGCCGCTGCACGAGTTCCTGCCCGACATCACGGAGCTCTCCGTACGGGTCGCGCTCGCCGAGTCCCGCAAGGACGCCAACGAGAACGACCTGCGCCTCCTGCAGGCCGTGCACAAGCTGCACGAGCAGAACCCGATGCTGGGTCTGCGCGGTGTCCGTCTCGGCCTGGTCATCCCGGGTCTGTTCGCGATGCAGGTCCGCGCGATCGCGGAAGCGGCGGCGCAGCGCAAGAACGCGAAGGGCGACCCGCGCGCCGAGATCATGATTCCGCTCGTCGGCACGGTCCAGGAGCTGGAGATCGTCCGCGAGGAGGCCGACCAGGTGATCGCCGAGGTCGAGGCGGCCACCGGTACGGAGCTGAAGCTGACCATCGGCACGATGATCGAGCTGCCCCGCGCCGCGCTGACCGCCGGTCAGATCGCCGAGGCAGCGGAGTTCTTCTCCTTCGGTACGAACGACCTCACCCAGACGGTGTGGGGCTTCTCCCGCGACGACGTGGAGGCCTCGTTCTTCACCGCGTACCTGGAGAAGGGCATCTTCGGGGTGTCGCCGTTCGAGACGATCGACAAGGACGGCGTCGGCGCGCTCGTACGCAGCGCCGTGGAGGCCGGCCTGGCCACCCGGCCCGACCTCAAGCTCGGTGTCTGCGGTGAGCACGGCGGTGACCCGGAGTCGGTGCACTTCTTCCACGAGGTGGGCCTGGACTACGTCTCCTGCTCGCCGTTCCGTATTCCGGTGGCGAGGCTCGAGGCGGGCCGCGCCGCTGCCGGTTCGAAGGGCAGCGACAGCCGCTGA
- a CDS encoding DUF6243 family protein, with protein sequence MAKSRNNLLGVGGQRKKLSRAEQQGAGPARDADRRTAAEQKQELVRKMRERAEGSGSAQADASADASSEQDGQSAQS encoded by the coding sequence GTGGCCAAGAGCCGCAACAACCTCCTCGGTGTGGGCGGACAGCGCAAGAAGCTGTCCCGCGCCGAGCAGCAGGGCGCGGGCCCCGCGCGCGACGCCGACCGCCGGACCGCGGCCGAACAGAAGCAGGAGCTGGTGCGCAAGATGCGTGAGCGCGCCGAGGGCTCCGGCTCCGCCCAGGCCGATGCATCCGCGGACGCCTCCTCGGAGCAGGACGGCCAGTCAGCACAGAGCTGA
- a CDS encoding MFS transporter — MSESPVLTKTPAATGTPVGRHDRTTPVLGRLGLFTVLLGAALPLIDFFIVNVALPTIDHDLDAGPALLELVVAGYGLSYAVLLVLGGRLGDMAGRRRLFLIGMAAFGLTSLACGLAPDAWTLVGARVAQGAAAALMLPQVLATIQAATAGHRRARAMSLYGATAGLSMVAGQILGGVLVSAAPLSSVFGESAGWRSVFLVNVPVAVVGLVLAARSVPETRSDRPAPVDVPGTLLLALSLVTLLAPLTEGRAAGWPLWTWVSLGLFPFTAFAFYRVEQRADARGQTPLVPPSLLRLESLRRGLTLVVPFSIGFGGFMFVIAVALQQGLRMGPAAAGLSLAPMAATFFAASLAGPRLVHRFGSRVVTAGGIIQGVGVVVLVLTVWRGWPDLGLLGLLPGVAIAGLGQGLQLPVLFRIVLSDVPAERAGVGGGVMTTTQQAALALGVATLGTLFLALAPGAGMRDALVVTLLVQLAAVVLTTLLSLRLPRAVG, encoded by the coding sequence GTGAGTGAATCCCCTGTACTGACCAAGACACCCGCCGCCACCGGCACACCCGTGGGGCGGCACGACCGCACCACGCCCGTGCTCGGCCGGCTCGGTCTGTTCACGGTGCTGCTCGGCGCGGCGCTGCCCCTCATCGACTTCTTCATCGTCAACGTCGCCCTGCCCACCATCGACCACGACCTGGACGCGGGCCCCGCCCTGCTGGAACTGGTCGTCGCCGGCTACGGGCTCTCGTACGCCGTGCTGCTCGTCCTCGGCGGGCGGCTGGGCGACATGGCGGGGAGGCGCAGGCTCTTCCTCATCGGGATGGCGGCCTTCGGGCTCACCTCCCTCGCCTGCGGGCTGGCTCCCGACGCCTGGACCCTCGTGGGGGCCAGGGTCGCGCAGGGTGCCGCCGCGGCGCTGATGCTGCCGCAGGTGCTCGCCACCATCCAGGCGGCCACCGCGGGGCACCGCCGGGCCCGGGCCATGAGCCTGTACGGGGCGACGGCCGGCCTGTCGATGGTCGCGGGCCAGATCCTCGGTGGCGTCCTCGTCTCCGCCGCCCCGCTGTCGTCGGTGTTCGGCGAGAGTGCGGGCTGGCGGTCGGTGTTCCTGGTGAACGTGCCGGTGGCCGTGGTGGGGCTGGTCCTGGCCGCCCGCTCCGTGCCGGAGACCCGCTCGGACCGGCCTGCCCCCGTCGACGTACCGGGCACGCTGCTGCTGGCCCTGTCCCTGGTGACGCTGCTGGCCCCGCTGACCGAGGGGCGTGCGGCGGGCTGGCCGCTGTGGACCTGGGTCTCGCTGGGGCTGTTCCCCTTCACCGCGTTCGCCTTCTACCGGGTGGAGCAGCGGGCCGACGCACGCGGACAGACCCCGCTGGTGCCGCCGAGCCTGCTGCGGCTGGAGTCACTGCGGCGCGGTCTGACGCTGGTGGTGCCGTTCTCGATCGGCTTCGGCGGCTTCATGTTCGTCATCGCCGTGGCCCTCCAGCAGGGGCTGAGGATGGGCCCGGCAGCGGCGGGGCTGTCGCTGGCGCCCATGGCCGCGACATTCTTCGCGGCCTCACTGGCCGGCCCCCGGCTGGTGCACCGGTTCGGCAGCCGGGTCGTGACGGCCGGCGGGATCATCCAGGGCGTGGGCGTCGTGGTGCTGGTGCTCACCGTGTGGCGGGGCTGGCCGGACCTCGGACTCCTGGGGCTGCTGCCGGGTGTCGCGATCGCCGGGCTGGGGCAGGGGCTGCAACTGCCCGTCCTGTTCCGCATCGTGCTGTCCGACGTACCCGCCGAGCGGGCCGGGGTGGGCGGCGGGGTGATGACGACGACTCAGCAGGCCGCGCTGGCGCTGGGGGTGGCGACGCTCGGGACGCTGTTCCTCGCGCTGGCGCCGGGGGCGGGGATGCGGGACGCGCTCGTGGTGACGCTGCTGGTGCAGCTGGCGGCGGTCGTGCTGACGACGCTGCTGAGCCTGCGGCTGCCCCGTGCCGTCGGGTGA
- a CDS encoding helix-turn-helix transcriptional regulator yields MTMVTEAPETDIRRHELAGFLRSRRERITPEQAGLPRGPRRRTPGLRREEVAQLSAVGVTWYTWLEQARDIHVSPQVLDALARALLLDPSERSHLFALAGAVDPAPGSRCAGVTPSLEALLTQLEPYPACIQNSRYDILAYNRTYGRLLCDLDAVAPEDRNCMLLAYTNEDWRASVVDLAEMRRVMAAKFRGAMAEHLAEPAWKTLLSRLEAASPEFGEIWARHEVVGPGGRTKLFRNARVGLLRLDHTDLWLGPSAGPRLVTYVPADEESRQGLERLLDLSPVGA; encoded by the coding sequence ATGACGATGGTGACCGAGGCTCCCGAGACCGACATCAGGCGGCACGAACTCGCCGGGTTCCTGCGCAGCCGCCGTGAGCGGATCACCCCCGAGCAGGCGGGCCTGCCCCGCGGCCCCCGCAGGCGCACCCCCGGCCTGCGCCGCGAGGAGGTGGCACAGCTCTCCGCCGTCGGGGTCACCTGGTACACGTGGCTGGAGCAGGCCCGCGACATCCACGTGTCCCCGCAGGTCCTCGACGCGCTGGCCCGCGCGCTGCTGCTGGACCCCAGTGAACGCTCGCACCTCTTCGCCCTCGCCGGCGCCGTCGACCCCGCGCCGGGCTCCCGCTGCGCCGGGGTCACCCCGTCCCTCGAAGCCCTGCTCACGCAGCTGGAGCCCTACCCGGCCTGCATCCAGAACAGCAGGTACGACATCCTCGCCTACAACCGCACCTACGGGCGGCTGCTGTGCGACCTGGACGCCGTCGCTCCCGAGGACCGCAACTGCATGCTCCTCGCCTACACCAACGAGGACTGGCGCGCCTCCGTGGTCGACCTGGCGGAGATGCGCCGGGTGATGGCGGCCAAGTTCCGCGGTGCCATGGCGGAGCACCTGGCCGAGCCGGCCTGGAAGACACTGCTGAGCCGCCTGGAGGCCGCCTCCCCGGAGTTCGGCGAGATCTGGGCCCGGCACGAGGTCGTGGGCCCCGGAGGGCGGACCAAGCTGTTCCGCAACGCCCGGGTGGGGCTGCTCCGCCTCGACCACACCGACCTCTGGCTCGGCCCGTCGGCGGGCCCCCGCCTCGTGACGTACGTCCCCGCCGACGAGGAGTCCCGGCAGGGGCTCGAACGACTGCTGGACCTGTCTCCGGTGGGAGCCTGA